The Daucus carota subsp. sativus chromosome 2, DH1 v3.0, whole genome shotgun sequence genome includes a window with the following:
- the LOC108205660 gene encoding uncharacterized protein LOC108205660 isoform X1 yields MRVCIGWRRLLLLLPVIFLFPHIISVLQLHKDSTIEHQHQKLTKKFDHLVFGPAAGEGLHDRLQCQGTKALNKTHFPSSPRNSNYGDGISFVTVFTTYNSTADSFIKSRSSEQVSVGKMSYNKVERSMAVLNVFVNFLEVTMPRSNVLILTDPASTLPIQRNRVTLYPIKGEYSRDKLMLQRIRSYIVFLEQKLEEQSQLQGRISHYIFTDSDVAVVDDLGQIFKDYPLFDLALTFRNNKEQPLNSGFIAVRGSRSGIQRAKVFLQEVLEVYSSKYMKASRMLGDQLALAWVVKSHPSFNTKRFTRQQPFEEKIGGASVLFLPCATYNWTPPEGAGQFHGMPLDVKVVHFKGSRKRLMLESWNFLNSSPSPHISDMLCLILSSGRTKYDF; encoded by the exons ATGAGAGTGTGCATTGGATGGCGGCGATTACTCTTACTTTTGCCTGTCATTTTCCTGTTTCCACATATAATCTccg TTTTACAGTTACACAAGGATTCAACTATAGAGCATCAGCACCAGAAACTGACCAAGAAATTTGATCATTTGGTTTTTGGACCTGCTGCTGGAGAAGGTTTGCATGATCGGCTACAATGCCAAG GCACTAAAGCTCTTAATAAAACTCACTTTCCATCTTCTCCAAGAAACTCAAATTATGGAGATGGCATCAGCTTTGTCACTGTTTTTACCACTTACAATTCTACTGCTGATAGCTTTATAAAAAGTAGGTCAAGTGAACAGGTTTCTGTTGGAAAGATGTCATACAACAAGGTCGAGCGATCAATGGCTGTTCTGAATGTCTTTGTTAATTTCCTCGAG GTGACAATGCCTCGTAGCAATGTACTCATTCTCACTGATCCAGCATCTACACTTCCAATACAGAGAAACAGGGTCACACTCTATCCAATTAAAGGTGAATATTCGCGTGACAAGTTGATGCTTCAAAGAATCAGGTCTTACATT GTTTTCTTAGAACAAAAACTTGAGGAGCAGTCTCAGTTACAGGGTCGAATCTCTCACTACATCTTTACTGACTCGGATGTAGCGGTGGTTGACGACCTAGGACAAATATTCAAGGACTACCCACTCTTTGATCTTGCTCTCACATTTCGCAACAACAAAGAACAACCATTAAATTCAGGATTCATAGCAGTTAGGGGGAGCCGTAGTGGTATTCAAAG GGCAAAGGTTTTCTTGCAGGAGGTGCTGGAAGTTTATAGTTCTAAATACATGAAGGCTTCTCGGATGCTGGGAGATCAACTAGCTCTTGCATGGGTTGTAAAATCTCACCCTTCTTTTAATACAAAACGATTTACTAGGCAACAACCATTTGAAGAGAAGATCGGTGGTGCTTCGGTGCTCTTTTTACCTTGTGCTACTTACAATTGGACGCCGCCGGAAGGGGCTGGCCAATTCCATGGGATGCCATTGGATGTTAAA GTTGTTCATTTTAAGGGATCAAGGAAACGCCTCATGCTGGAGTCTTGGAATTTTTTGAATTCATCGCCATCTCCTCATATTTCGGATATGTTATGCCTTATTCTAAGCAGTGGGAGGACAAAGTATGATTTTTAG
- the LOC108210159 gene encoding UDP-glucuronate 4-epimerase 3: MKQMNHIDDIPSTPGKYKSPYGYRNRWHSNLAKLTFWSFVLLGLIFFFCFRSSSSSAASADLSRRSLRTSSWGGPVWEKRVRNSARIKSPNGMSVLVTGAAGFVGTHVSAALKRRGDGVLGLDNFNDYYDPTLKRARQALLERSGIFIVEGDINDMVLLKKLFDVVAFSHVMHLAAQAGVRYAMQNPSSYVHSNIAGLVSMLEVCKSANPQPAIVWASSSSVYGLNTKVPFSEKDRTDQPASLYAATKKAGEEIAHTYNHIYGLSLTGLRFFTVYGPWGRPDMAYFFFTKDILKGKSIPIFEAANHGTVARDFTYIDDIVKGCLAALDTAEKSTGSGGKKKGPAQLRVFNLGNTSPVPVSDLVSILERLLKVKAKRSVMKLPRNGDVQFTHANISSARRELGYKPSTDLQTGLKKFVRWYLSYYENGKKNDH; the protein is encoded by the coding sequence ATGAAGCAAATGAACCACATTGATGATATACCATCAACCCCAGGGAAGTACAAATCTCCATATGGGTATAGAAATAGATGGCATTCTAATCTTGCAAAACTCACTTTTTGGTCTTTTGTGTTGTTGGGTTTGATCTTTTTCTTCTGTTTtagatcatcatcatcttctgcAGCATCTGCAGATCTGTCAAGACGTTCTCTGAGAACATCTTCTTGGGGAGGTCCAGTTTGGGAAAAAAGGGTTCGAAATTCGGCTCGAATTAAGTCTCCTAATGGGATGTCAGTTTTGGTCACTGGTGCTGCTGGATTTGTTGGAACTCATGTCTCCGCGGCACTGAAGCGCCGCGGAGATGGTGTTTTAGGGCTTGATAATTTCAATGACTATTATGATCCCACATTGAAACGAGCCCGCCAGGCGCTCTTGGAGCGGTCTGGGATTTTTATTGTGGAGGGGGATATTAATGATATGGTTCTTCTGAAAAAGTTGTTTGATGTGGTTGCTTTTAGTCATGTGATGCATTTGGCTGCTCAAGCGGGTGTGAGGTATGCTATGCAGAATCCTAGTTCGTATGTTCATAGTAATATTGCTGGACTTGTTAGTATGCTTGAAGTTTGTAAATCAGCTAATCCGCAACCTGCGATTGTTTGGGCATCATCGAGTTCTGTTTATGGACTTAATACAAAAGTACCCTTCTCGGAGAAAGATAGAACAGATCAACCAGCTAGTCTTTATGCTGCTACTAAAAAAGCTGGCGAAGAGATTGCACATacttataatcatatatatggACTTTCACTTACTGGCTTGCGGTTCTTTACTGTTTATGGCCCTTGGGGAAGACCAGATATGGCTTATTTCTTTTTCACAAAGGATATACTGAAAGGGAAGTCGATTCCGATATTTGAGGCTGCTAATCATGGGACTGTAGCCAGGGATTTTACTTACATTGATGATATTGTGAAGGGTTGTTTGGCAGCATTGGATACCGCTGAGAAGAGTACTGGTAGTGGTGGGAAGAAGAAAGGGCCGGCTCAATTGCGAGTGTTCAATCTGGGTAATACTTCGCCTGTGCCAGTTTCTGATCTTGTGAGCATTTTAGAGAGGTTGCTGAAAGTGAAGGCAAAAAGATCAGTAATGAAGTTACCTCGGAATGGGGATGTGCAATTTACACATGCAAACATCAGTTCTGCACGTAGAGAACTTGGATATAAGCCCTCAACAGATCTGCAAACTGGTCTGAAGAAATTTGTTCGATGGTACTTGAGCTACTATGAAAATGGAAAGAAAAATGACCACTGA
- the LOC108205660 gene encoding uncharacterized protein LOC108205660 isoform X2 has translation MRVCIGWRRLLLLLPVIFLFPHIISVLQLHKDSTIEHQHQKLTKKFDHLVFGPAAGEGLHDRLQCQGTKALNKTHFPSSPRNSNYGDGISFVTVFTTYNSTADSFIKSRSSEQVSVGKMSYNKVERSMAVLNVFVNFLERNRVTLYPIKGEYSRDKLMLQRIRSYIVFLEQKLEEQSQLQGRISHYIFTDSDVAVVDDLGQIFKDYPLFDLALTFRNNKEQPLNSGFIAVRGSRSGIQRAKVFLQEVLEVYSSKYMKASRMLGDQLALAWVVKSHPSFNTKRFTRQQPFEEKIGGASVLFLPCATYNWTPPEGAGQFHGMPLDVKVVHFKGSRKRLMLESWNFLNSSPSPHISDMLCLILSSGRTKYDF, from the exons ATGAGAGTGTGCATTGGATGGCGGCGATTACTCTTACTTTTGCCTGTCATTTTCCTGTTTCCACATATAATCTccg TTTTACAGTTACACAAGGATTCAACTATAGAGCATCAGCACCAGAAACTGACCAAGAAATTTGATCATTTGGTTTTTGGACCTGCTGCTGGAGAAGGTTTGCATGATCGGCTACAATGCCAAG GCACTAAAGCTCTTAATAAAACTCACTTTCCATCTTCTCCAAGAAACTCAAATTATGGAGATGGCATCAGCTTTGTCACTGTTTTTACCACTTACAATTCTACTGCTGATAGCTTTATAAAAAGTAGGTCAAGTGAACAGGTTTCTGTTGGAAAGATGTCATACAACAAGGTCGAGCGATCAATGGCTGTTCTGAATGTCTTTGTTAATTTCCTCGAG AGAAACAGGGTCACACTCTATCCAATTAAAGGTGAATATTCGCGTGACAAGTTGATGCTTCAAAGAATCAGGTCTTACATT GTTTTCTTAGAACAAAAACTTGAGGAGCAGTCTCAGTTACAGGGTCGAATCTCTCACTACATCTTTACTGACTCGGATGTAGCGGTGGTTGACGACCTAGGACAAATATTCAAGGACTACCCACTCTTTGATCTTGCTCTCACATTTCGCAACAACAAAGAACAACCATTAAATTCAGGATTCATAGCAGTTAGGGGGAGCCGTAGTGGTATTCAAAG GGCAAAGGTTTTCTTGCAGGAGGTGCTGGAAGTTTATAGTTCTAAATACATGAAGGCTTCTCGGATGCTGGGAGATCAACTAGCTCTTGCATGGGTTGTAAAATCTCACCCTTCTTTTAATACAAAACGATTTACTAGGCAACAACCATTTGAAGAGAAGATCGGTGGTGCTTCGGTGCTCTTTTTACCTTGTGCTACTTACAATTGGACGCCGCCGGAAGGGGCTGGCCAATTCCATGGGATGCCATTGGATGTTAAA GTTGTTCATTTTAAGGGATCAAGGAAACGCCTCATGCTGGAGTCTTGGAATTTTTTGAATTCATCGCCATCTCCTCATATTTCGGATATGTTATGCCTTATTCTAAGCAGTGGGAGGACAAAGTATGATTTTTAG